A single region of the Neotabrizicola shimadae genome encodes:
- a CDS encoding HvfC/BufC N-terminal domain-containing protein: MPRDLVGEFRAGLFGGTLPAGVTARDPAEAERRFAVYRNNVAYGLTRALAARFPVVERLVGAEFFGAMARVFIEAHPPRSPVLFHWGGAFPGFLERFPPVAGLPYLPEVARLEWLRGEAYHAADARPVTAGDLAAAAGSAGGLRIGLHPSLRLFRSRFSAVTIWAANQPGAEPSGPLTADRAEAAAVLRDTGDAVPVLPVTAGDLVLVETLAAGGTLMAAAAAAALAEPGHAPGTILLNLARHGAIISLRQDDLT, encoded by the coding sequence TTGCCTCGTGACCTGGTGGGGGAATTCCGGGCCGGGCTGTTCGGCGGGACATTGCCGGCGGGCGTGACGGCGCGCGATCCGGCCGAGGCGGAGCGGCGCTTTGCCGTCTATCGCAACAATGTGGCCTACGGGCTGACGCGGGCGCTGGCGGCGCGGTTCCCGGTGGTGGAGCGGCTGGTTGGGGCCGAGTTCTTTGGTGCGATGGCCCGGGTCTTCATCGAGGCGCATCCGCCGCGCTCGCCCGTGCTGTTTCACTGGGGCGGGGCGTTCCCCGGCTTCCTGGAGCGGTTTCCGCCAGTGGCGGGGTTGCCCTACCTGCCCGAGGTGGCGCGGCTGGAGTGGCTGCGGGGCGAGGCCTATCATGCCGCGGATGCCCGGCCGGTGACGGCGGGGGACCTGGCCGCGGCGGCTGGCTCGGCGGGGGGATTGCGGATCGGGCTGCATCCTTCGCTGCGGCTGTTCCGGTCGCGGTTTTCGGCGGTGACGATCTGGGCCGCGAACCAGCCGGGGGCCGAACCGTCCGGCCCGCTGACCGCCGACCGGGCGGAGGCGGCGGCGGTCCTGCGCGATACCGGCGACGCGGTGCCGGTGCTGCCGGTGACGGCGGGTGATCTGGTGCTGGTCGAGACGCTGGCAGCGGGTGGCACGCTGATGGCCGCGGCGGCAGCGGCGGCGCTGGCCGAGCCCGGCCATGCGCCGGGGACGATCCTTCTGAACCTTGCGCGGCATGGCGCGATCATTTCCCTGAGACAGGACGACCTGACATGA
- a CDS encoding DoxX family protein yields the protein MNRLTDALRHLHARADRLPWDIAALPLRVFPAAVFFTSGRTKVEGFLHIKDSTWFLFQNDYALPLIPPGMAAVMATAAEHVFPVLLVLGLFTRASALALLGMTLVIQTFIYPDAWQVHGVWAACFLALVLRGPGRISLDRALRIDG from the coding sequence ATGAACCGCCTGACCGATGCCCTTCGCCACCTTCATGCTCGGGCCGACCGGCTGCCCTGGGACATCGCCGCCCTGCCCTTGCGGGTGTTTCCGGCGGCGGTGTTCTTCACGTCGGGTCGGACCAAGGTGGAGGGATTTCTGCACATCAAGGACAGCACGTGGTTCCTGTTCCAGAACGACTACGCGCTGCCCTTGATCCCGCCGGGGATGGCGGCGGTGATGGCAACGGCGGCGGAACATGTGTTTCCGGTGCTTCTGGTGCTGGGGCTGTTCACGCGGGCGTCGGCGTTGGCGCTGTTGGGGATGACGCTGGTGATCCAGACCTTCATCTATCCCGACGCCTGGCAGGTGCATGGGGTCTGGGCGGCCTGTTTTCTGGCGCTGGTGCTGCGGGGGCCGGGGCGGATTTCGCTGGACCGCGCGCTTCGGATCGACGGGTGA
- the yidD gene encoding membrane protein insertion efficiency factor YidD produces the protein MTPLAHLVALPVRAYRLLLSPWVGHGCRYQPTCSAYALEALDRHGALKGGALMVRRVCSCHPWGGHGYDPVPGADPDFDAQRKGPAE, from the coding sequence ATGACCCCGCTCGCCCATCTGGTCGCGCTGCCCGTCCGGGCCTACCGCCTGCTCCTGTCGCCCTGGGTCGGCCACGGCTGCCGCTATCAGCCCACCTGTTCGGCCTACGCGCTCGAGGCGCTGGACCGCCACGGCGCGCTCAAGGGCGGCGCGCTGATGGTGCGCCGGGTCTGCTCCTGCCACCCCTGGGGCGGTCACGGCTATGACCCGGTGCCCGGCGCCGATCCCGACTTCGACGCCCAAAGGAAGGGCCCGGCAGAATGA
- the rnpA gene encoding ribonuclease P protein component, with amino-acid sequence MPPPETRVTGQDATVAERSPAVSFCAPENCPPAGFLVLRHRADYLRAAKAQRQGTSGFLLQGRDRADGDPVIRVGFTCSKKIGNAVMRNRAKRRLRALAREVLAGGARQGWDYVLVARPDATVSRSYSDLCADLAQALSRIHRAPEAREARA; translated from the coding sequence ATGCCGCCGCCGGAGACCAGGGTGACAGGGCAGGATGCCACCGTCGCCGAAAGGTCGCCGGCGGTTTCGTTTTGCGCGCCCGAAAACTGCCCGCCTGCAGGATTTCTGGTGCTGCGGCACCGTGCGGACTACCTGCGCGCAGCCAAGGCACAGCGCCAGGGAACCTCCGGGTTCCTTCTGCAAGGCCGCGACCGCGCCGATGGTGATCCCGTGATCCGCGTCGGCTTCACCTGTTCGAAAAAGATCGGCAATGCCGTGATGCGCAACAGGGCCAAGCGCCGCCTGCGCGCCCTTGCGCGCGAAGTTCTGGCCGGCGGCGCACGGCAAGGCTGGGACTATGTGCTTGTCGCCCGGCCGGATGCCACCGTCTCGCGCAGCTATTCCGATCTCTGTGCCGATCTGGCCCAGGCACTCTCCCGCATCCACCGCGCCCCCGAGGCGCGCGAGGCCAGGGCATGA
- the rpmH gene encoding 50S ribosomal protein L34 gives MKRTYQPSQLVRKRRHGFRARMATKGGRLVLAARRAKGRKVLSA, from the coding sequence ATGAAGCGCACGTATCAACCCTCGCAGCTCGTCCGCAAGCGCCGGCACGGCTTCCGCGCCCGCATGGCCACCAAGGGCGGCCGTCTTGTGCTGGCGGCGCGCCGCGCCAAGGGCCGCAAGGTCCTGTCGGCCTGA
- a CDS encoding TVP38/TMEM64 family protein, whose amino-acid sequence MTEVPPSRWRPWLRRLPFLVILLVAVAGGLLLRDRLDLETLAQHQAELIAFRDAHYLATVAGFMVVYVAMVAFSLPGATVATLTGGYLFGLFPGVVYNVLAAGSGAVLLFLAARMGFGAETAARIERAGGRSASVLAALRRNQWPALFLMRLAPVVPFFLANLLPAFAGVGLGPFAVTTYLGILPGALILTSIGAGLGEVLATGGLPDLSVLGEPRFLLALTALCLLAALPLFLRRR is encoded by the coding sequence ATGACCGAGGTTCCCCCATCCCGCTGGCGCCCGTGGCTGCGCCGCCTGCCCTTCCTTGTGATCCTACTGGTGGCGGTGGCGGGCGGCCTTCTGCTGCGCGACCGGCTGGACCTGGAGACGCTGGCGCAGCACCAGGCCGAGTTGATCGCCTTTCGCGACGCGCATTACCTGGCGACGGTGGCGGGGTTCATGGTGGTCTATGTGGCGATGGTGGCCTTCAGCCTGCCGGGCGCCACGGTGGCCACGCTGACAGGCGGATATCTGTTCGGCCTGTTTCCCGGCGTGGTCTACAATGTGCTGGCCGCTGGCAGCGGGGCGGTCCTTCTGTTCCTGGCAGCCCGCATGGGGTTCGGCGCCGAAACGGCGGCGCGGATCGAACGGGCGGGCGGGCGGTCCGCTTCGGTGCTGGCGGCGCTGCGGCGCAACCAGTGGCCGGCGCTGTTCCTGATGCGGCTGGCGCCGGTCGTGCCCTTCTTCCTGGCGAACCTGCTTCCCGCCTTTGCCGGCGTGGGGCTTGGCCCCTTTGCCGTGACAACCTATCTGGGCATCCTGCCGGGCGCCCTGATCCTGACCTCGATCGGGGCCGGCCTGGGCGAGGTGCTGGCAACGGGCGGCCTGCCCGATCTTTCGGTGCTGGGGGAGCCCCGGTTCCTGCTGGCCCTTACGGCGCTTTGCCTGTTGGCGGCGTTGCCGCTGTTCCTGCGCCGCCGCTAG
- a CDS encoding sensor histidine kinase translates to MLAEILIFVPSMARFRADYLVSRLEKSQIAALSVLASDRMIAPELERELLANAGVYNVVLRRDEVRQLVLSSPIPAPIVETYDLRTAGPWALIRDAMAVMLNPEPQVIRVIGYPVQQAGQLIEITLNTAELRVSMLDYGLRILALSALISVVTAFLLFLAVQRLLVVPIRRVVRSMQAYAQAPEDARRVITPEARVVELRIAEEALQSMQTQLTNSLRQKERLAQLGGAVAKIAHDLRNILTTAQLFADRIEGSADPAVARSAPKLVASISRAVSLTEATLAFGKAEEPPPQLRLFALRPLVEDIIEGEGLAADSGLVQPILDIPPGLVLRADSEQLHRVLSNLVRNARQAIEATGKAGTIEVSAGEDDAQWWIRVGDTGPGLPPKAREHLFSAFQGGVRRGGTGLGLAIAAELVRGHGGRLELVRTDEDGSEFIIRLPKLAAESDE, encoded by the coding sequence ATGCTGGCCGAAATCCTGATCTTCGTGCCCTCGATGGCGCGCTTTAGGGCGGACTACCTGGTATCGCGACTGGAGAAGTCGCAGATCGCGGCGCTGTCCGTACTGGCCTCGGACCGGATGATCGCGCCGGAGCTGGAGCGCGAGTTGCTGGCCAATGCCGGTGTCTACAACGTGGTGCTGCGGCGCGACGAAGTGCGGCAACTGGTGCTGTCCTCGCCCATTCCCGCCCCCATCGTCGAAACCTATGACCTGCGTACGGCGGGACCCTGGGCGCTGATCCGCGATGCCATGGCGGTCATGCTGAACCCCGAACCGCAGGTGATCCGCGTGATCGGCTATCCGGTGCAGCAGGCGGGACAGCTGATCGAGATCACGCTGAACACCGCCGAGCTGCGGGTGTCGATGCTGGACTATGGCCTGCGCATCCTGGCCCTTTCGGCGTTGATCTCGGTTGTCACCGCCTTCCTTCTGTTCCTGGCGGTTCAACGGCTTCTGGTGGTGCCGATCCGGCGGGTGGTGCGGTCGATGCAGGCCTATGCCCAAGCGCCCGAGGATGCGCGCCGGGTGATCACGCCCGAGGCGCGGGTGGTGGAGTTGCGCATCGCGGAAGAGGCGCTGCAATCCATGCAGACCCAGCTGACCAACTCGCTGCGCCAGAAGGAGCGGCTGGCGCAACTGGGCGGGGCGGTGGCCAAGATCGCGCATGACCTGCGCAACATCCTGACCACGGCGCAGTTGTTCGCCGACCGTATCGAGGGAAGCGCGGACCCAGCCGTTGCGCGGTCGGCGCCGAAGCTGGTGGCTTCGATCAGCCGGGCGGTGTCGCTGACCGAGGCGACGCTGGCCTTCGGCAAGGCCGAGGAGCCGCCGCCGCAGCTGCGGCTGTTTGCGCTGCGGCCGCTGGTCGAGGACATCATCGAGGGCGAGGGGCTGGCTGCGGACAGCGGCCTCGTGCAGCCGATCCTGGACATTCCGCCGGGCCTGGTGCTGCGCGCCGATTCCGAGCAACTGCACCGGGTGCTGTCGAACCTGGTGCGCAATGCAAGGCAGGCCATAGAAGCGACGGGCAAGGCGGGGACCATCGAGGTTTCGGCGGGCGAGGACGATGCGCAGTGGTGGATCCGGGTGGGCGACACCGGCCCCGGCCTGCCGCCCAAGGCGCGCGAGCACCTGTTTTCGGCGTTCCAGGGCGGGGTGCGGCGGGGTGGGACCGGCCTGGGCCTGGCCATCGCGGCGGAACTGGTGCGCGGCCACGGCGGCCGGCTGGAGCTGGTGCGAACGGATGAGGACGGGTCGGAGTTCATCATCCGCCTGCCGAAACTCGCCGCAGAATCCGACGAGTGA
- a CDS encoding 3'-5' exonuclease: MEFRIADTFTDSLGRLTAQEQKAAKTTAFDLQLDPTSNGLSFHKLDRTRDANFWSVRVNADIRIIVHRTAAGILLVYVDHHDDAYAWAERRKIERHPTTGAMQLVEVRERVEEVAVFKPREVSGPVAPATRPAPRLFDNLRKFELMAFGVPEDWVEDVRAATEDSLFDIIAHLPQEAQEALLKLAVGERPEPPQPVPAEADPFAHPDAQRRFRLLTNSEDLRQALDFPWDKWAVFLHPAQADLVSRNFSGPARVSGSAGTGKTIVALHRAVHLARANPGAHILLTTFSKALANALRPKLVTLAGAEPQVLSRITVKAMTAVGYDLHADRFGQPQIAPSALIHTLLTKAAAEVEGHRFTPRFLRGEWDEVVDAWQLTSWEAYRDVSRLGRKTRIGGKQREALWAIMARVRAGLAERGVVTMADVFGRLTDHLAQSGARPFDFAVVDEAQDLGVAEARFLAALAGGRENGLFLAGDLGQRIFQQPFSWRSLGLDVRGRSYTLRVNYRTSHQIRQHADRLLPMSVADVDGTSESRRGTVSMFDGPQPQVITCEDEGQETQTVADWLRARLDEGSAPEEIGIFVRSEAQMKRVRAAIKVAGQRVTELGESALVEPGAVAISTMHHAKGLEFRSVAVMACDDEIIPLADRIEAVADDADLEEVYNTERHLLYVACTRARDHLLLTGVLPVSEFVEDFLKG, from the coding sequence TTGGAGTTTCGCATAGCCGACACCTTCACCGACAGCCTCGGCCGACTGACGGCGCAGGAGCAGAAGGCGGCCAAGACCACCGCCTTCGACCTGCAACTCGACCCCACCTCGAACGGCCTGTCCTTCCACAAGTTGGACCGCACTCGCGACGCCAACTTCTGGTCGGTGCGGGTGAATGCCGACATCCGGATCATCGTCCACCGCACGGCAGCCGGCATCCTGCTGGTCTATGTCGACCACCACGACGACGCCTATGCCTGGGCCGAACGCCGCAAGATCGAACGCCACCCGACCACCGGCGCCATGCAGCTGGTCGAGGTGCGCGAACGGGTCGAAGAGGTGGCGGTCTTCAAGCCCAGGGAGGTGAGCGGGCCAGTCGCGCCCGCCACCAGGCCTGCCCCCCGCCTGTTCGATAACCTGCGGAAGTTCGAACTGATGGCCTTCGGCGTGCCCGAGGACTGGGTCGAGGATGTCCGCGCGGCCACCGAGGACAGCCTGTTCGACATCATCGCCCACCTGCCGCAGGAGGCGCAGGAAGCGCTGCTGAAGCTCGCCGTAGGCGAGCGGCCGGAGCCGCCACAGCCCGTTCCGGCCGAGGCCGATCCCTTCGCCCATCCCGATGCCCAACGCCGCTTCCGCCTGCTCACCAATTCGGAAGACCTGCGGCAGGCGCTGGACTTCCCCTGGGACAAGTGGGCGGTCTTCCTGCACCCCGCCCAGGCCGACCTTGTCAGCCGCAACTTCTCGGGCCCCGCGCGCGTGTCAGGCTCGGCCGGCACCGGCAAGACGATCGTCGCCCTGCATCGGGCCGTCCATTTGGCCCGGGCCAATCCGGGCGCCCACATCCTTCTGACCACCTTCTCAAAGGCGCTGGCCAATGCGCTGCGGCCAAAGCTGGTAACCTTGGCCGGGGCCGAGCCCCAGGTGCTGTCGCGCATCACGGTGAAGGCGATGACTGCGGTCGGATACGACCTTCATGCCGACCGCTTCGGCCAGCCGCAGATCGCCCCTTCCGCGCTGATCCACACGCTCCTCACAAAGGCCGCGGCCGAGGTCGAAGGCCATCGGTTCACACCGCGGTTCCTTCGCGGCGAGTGGGACGAGGTCGTGGACGCCTGGCAGTTGACGAGCTGGGAGGCCTATCGCGATGTCTCGCGCCTGGGCCGCAAGACCCGGATCGGCGGCAAGCAGCGCGAGGCGCTCTGGGCGATCATGGCGCGCGTCCGGGCCGGCCTCGCCGAGCGGGGCGTCGTGACGATGGCGGACGTGTTCGGCCGCCTGACAGACCACCTGGCGCAGAGTGGTGCCCGGCCCTTCGACTTCGCGGTGGTGGACGAGGCCCAGGACCTCGGCGTCGCCGAAGCGCGATTCCTCGCCGCGCTGGCCGGCGGGCGCGAGAACGGCCTCTTCCTCGCCGGGGACCTCGGCCAGCGCATCTTCCAGCAGCCCTTTTCCTGGCGCTCGCTCGGCCTCGACGTCCGGGGCCGGTCTTACACCTTGCGGGTCAACTACCGCACCTCGCACCAGATCAGGCAGCACGCGGACCGTCTCCTGCCGATGTCCGTGGCGGACGTCGACGGCACATCCGAAAGTCGGCGCGGAACGGTGTCGATGTTCGACGGCCCGCAACCGCAGGTCATTACCTGCGAAGACGAGGGACAGGAGACCCAGACCGTAGCGGACTGGCTTCGGGCCCGCCTGGATGAGGGAAGCGCGCCGGAAGAGATCGGCATCTTCGTCCGCTCCGAGGCGCAGATGAAGCGGGTCCGAGCCGCCATCAAGGTCGCCGGCCAGCGGGTAACCGAGCTGGGAGAATCGGCCTTGGTCGAGCCAGGCGCTGTTGCCATCAGCACGATGCATCATGCCAAGGGCCTGGAGTTCCGCAGCGTCGCCGTGATGGCCTGCGACGACGAGATCATTCCCCTGGCGGATCGAATCGAAGCCGTGGCGGACGATGCCGACCTGGAAGAGGTCTACAACACCGAGCGCCATCTTCTTTATGTCGCCTGCACCCGCGCGCGGGACCACCTCCTGCTCACCGGCGTCTTGCCGGTCTCCGAGTTCGTGGAGGACTTTCTCAAGGGCTGA
- a CDS encoding T4SS efffector SepA family protein: MPYVEVKESDLRRLRELAGIFEIKDVITKLIDDFLEDYTKPQVGKPSTTATEYSFDDLPSLVHAKFISGKIGDIASNSTTWNGFLEQCLEIAHGRLGGFGAVARVVPLNIVAGERAEEGYRYVPSIDLSFQGVSASYAARYIGQIGKALNSSVEIDFLWRTKEEALKPGESGRLIYRAR; encoded by the coding sequence ATGCCATACGTTGAAGTGAAAGAATCTGACCTCAGAAGACTTCGTGAGCTTGCCGGGATCTTTGAGATAAAGGATGTGATCACAAAGTTGATCGATGATTTCCTGGAAGATTACACGAAGCCTCAGGTCGGCAAGCCGTCAACCACTGCGACTGAATACTCTTTTGATGACTTGCCTTCTCTAGTGCATGCGAAATTCATTTCAGGCAAGATCGGTGATATTGCTTCAAACTCCACCACATGGAACGGTTTCCTTGAGCAGTGTCTGGAGATCGCCCACGGTCGATTGGGAGGCTTTGGTGCAGTCGCAAGGGTGGTGCCGCTTAACATAGTGGCCGGAGAGCGTGCTGAAGAAGGGTATCGATACGTTCCATCGATTGACCTTTCCTTTCAGGGAGTCTCGGCCAGTTACGCGGCCCGCTATATCGGGCAAATTGGGAAGGCGCTGAACAGTTCAGTCGAGATTGACTTCCTGTGGCGCACCAAAGAGGAAGCGCTAAAGCCGGGCGAGAGCGGCAGATTAATCTATCGTGCGCGGTGA